In Oryza brachyantha chromosome 2, ObraRS2, whole genome shotgun sequence, a single window of DNA contains:
- the LOC107303658 gene encoding uncharacterized protein LOC107303658, with the protein MSQLPTPLAGAGAVAVADGGRKKRAGLPKLLHKFFFKVLRLRPAAASAAEQGAAAFGAYYGYRMVDECYYYSYGGAGPASWAGVLSSIPEEESSDEGAPPDAAVALRKVHSDSEQFVAAEAAVVHLQVVL; encoded by the coding sequence ATGTCGCAGCTCCCGACGCcgctggccggcgccggcgccgtcgccgtcgcggacgGCGGAAGGAAGAAGCGGGCGGGGCTCCCGAAGCTGCTGCACAAGTTCTTCTTCAAGGTTCTCCGGCTGaggcccgcggcggcgtccgccgccgagcagggcgccgccgcgttcGGGGCCTACTACGGGTACCGGATGGTGGACGAGTGCTACTACTACAGctacggcggcgccgggccgGCGTCGTGGGCCGGCGTGCTCTCCTCCatcccggaggaggagagctccGACGAGGGCGCgccgcccgacgccgccgtcgctctccGGAAGGTGCACTCCGACTCCGAGcagttcgtcgccgccgaggccgccgtcgTGCACCTGCAGGTCGTCTTGTAA